The sequence ATATCATCTGTCGACAAATCGTGACATGACGTCACAATAATATTTTTCCCGAACCTGGCGATGTGTTTGCTTATCCGGTAGTGATTTTTGCGAAAATACAGTTGGAGTCTTTGGTTCGAGGTCCTGAAATCAAGATCATAGAGGTCTTTGGGAAGATAGAGGGAATCACAGAGTTCCTTGTAACGCTGTTGGACCTGATGTTTGGAAATCCATTTTTTTCTTCCGCCTCGTACTCTTGATCTGATCTCGAATAGCCCTTCCTGAAGGCGGTTGAGCTTTCGCTCGAAGTTGTACCTTTGCTTGGTGGCTGTCCTGGGATTGTAGGTCACAACAACAGTGCGCTTATCCCCCCAAAAATGACCAGTCGTACGCCAAGCTACCATCTGATCGTCTTCGCGGCCCCTGGCAACCAGCTCCTTATTCTTGGGGGTATCAACGGGAGTGAAATGGCTGAGGTCTTTGCGGATCAATTCCTCGGCAAAAGCAGGTGAATATGTGGTGATAAATTCGAGCCCCTGACGCTGATCAATCGTCTGCATGTTGGCTTCGGAATTCATACCTTTGTCAACGACAATGGTCAGCTTGGGATTGCTCTGGCCCAATGCCTCCATGGAGACAAATATTTCTTGCAGTATCCGGTTGAAAAGTTTGGAATCATGGCAGTTTCCTTCATATTCTCGATAATAAATGGGGATCTCTGATCCCCTGGAAACAACAAGAGCAAGACCCATTTGCCGAAGCCAATTCTTCCCTTCCTTGTTCTTGCCCCGTACAAACAGCGTGGAAGGGGTTTTGCTATCCATGTAATTGTAATAATTGGTCGTATCGAACAGGGAACAATCAGATTCGATAGGCTCAATCTCATTTATTTTATTGAAGAATCTTTTTGATATTTCTTGAATGGATTCCGAATCAACCCGGTCCCATTTTGCCCAGTACCGTTGAGATGTCAGTTCGTTGATATCCACGGGACGGACTTGATGGACGGCCAGATTCTTGTACCAATCGGGCAATCCTAATTTTGATCTTGGCTCGATCATCCTGTTGAACGCAGCATATAGAAAATATTCGCCAAGGGTAGGCCCCTTTTCTTTGGAGGACGGTGGGATCACAGAGTCGACAATACGAGCGAGATCAACCTGCTGATCCACATGATTGGCAAGGAACAAAGAGCCAAATTCTTGGACCTGGATTTTGCTTAGATTGGTCTTCTGCTGCCCAAGGGCCATCTCCATGATCCGCTCGACAGAGCCGAGATAGATCTGATTGACAACCTTTGGTTTACCCTGAACCCGGGCCATTTCCCGGATGTAATAATAGGTCTTTCTCTTCTTGACCTTCTTGTGCAAGTGAGCCATGCCCACTTTTTACGCCATAGGGTCTTACATGTCAAGACATGTTGTTAAAAAATGTTATACAGCAAGAGAATTATAAGCATGGCGAATAAAATAATAGGGTCTTACGCATTAAAAAATTATAACCCTATAAAAATATTGAGCTTTTTGTAGCTTAGAACGGGTCAACCCTGAAAGTCGAGATAAAATATTGCAGCAGAATTTCGGTAATTGTCAAAGAAGTTGTCGCTTTTTTTGACGTCTATGCAACGCTCGTTTCTGGTGATTGTTTATGGCCCTTGGGGTTGAGTTTCACCTTGCCGACTCCTCAAGTCTGTAGCAGGAACAAATGCGTTTTTTGATTGATCGTTTTAGACGTGACCATGTTTTTTCAGTGTACTCCTGTACATTTACAAAGAGATCTTTAGTGCGATCTGTTAGTGTCGGAGAGTAGATGGAATTTTCTGGTATTGGGAAGTTGCGGAGAGCCTCTGGAAGCTGTCCTGTAAAAGGAATCGCCTTTGTCCATTTATCAGGTTCAACAGGATGGAGGTTTCTTTTTCCTGGATACCAACGCAACCATTTGTTTTGGAACCAGCGCTCTGTATCAAAATCCATTGCATGTGCCCATGTGTTTATCTTGCGGTGAATATATTCATCGGACCTTACATATGAAAGGTGATAGCAGATTTCTTCAAGCTGAAGAGATGTTTTTAATGCGCAGTTTCGTTTGTCAATAAATCTGTTGCCTTTTATTATGTTGATGGCAAATACAATTGAATTGTCAGCATGTTGTCCTTTATAAGAAAGAATATATTCTGTTGTTTTCCAGAATGTATTGCATCTTGTTCTATATACATCATAGTCTGGGTTTTTTTTGATGGTATTGATCATTAAAGGATAAACATCTTCTGTATAAAATTCATCGACATCTTGTATTGCAAGGTGAGTATATCCGTCTTTAATGGCCTGGTCGATACATGCATTTCGTTGCTCTTCTTCTGTTTTCCAATATCCTTTAATTATAGTAATTTTGTCACCAAATTTTTCTTTAATTAAATTGATATTGGTATTGTTTTTTATATTTAGATTTTTGTATCCCCAAGATTTTTCGCTATATGCCGCGTATATTTTATCAAAGAACGGGGTGCAGTTTTCCATAAATCGATCAATGAATTCATCAACATCAAACAATAAAACATGAAGTGCTATTTTACAATCGTTAGACATCGTTCGACCTCGTATTTAGAATATAAAAAATGTTATAGAATATTTTTTGTGGATGAATTGGAATAAAATAGTTTATCCAGTAGTAGCGTACTTCGCCGTATCCATGATTTTGGGTTTGAAGTATTCCATCTCTCTGAATCTAAATCGTCAAGCCTGAAAAATTTATTGGTTCTTCGACGTGTTGTGTGGAATTGACCGACCATATCGAGTTTGGATAGCCCTCCCCCTCAGGAAGATGAGTCATGCTTGCTGAACAAATTTTTGCCTTGCCCCTACCCCGACGAGCCAACGTCTTGATACTGCCCATACGCCAACCAAGCTTCATCTGGAGATCGGTGTCGATCGGGGAGTGTTGTGCCCGTGTCCGGAGTGCGATGCCATGTGCATATTGCCGAAGTTGTCTGCGACATGTCCTTTGCGTTTCTCTCGGCCGTCGAAAAGGAGTTCAGGTCCGCTTCGGTGACGGTCGACTGGTTCCGTGTTGTCCAGCTTTTCATCAAGACCGTTGATGATGTCCGGAAACTTGAGGGGAAACAGTCAAAGCTTCCAGATCACACCCGTTGGGGCCGTACTCAAAGGCGCTGAGAAAAAACGCACGGCAAAATCAGGAGAATGCTCTTCTTGAGCTCGCTGAACAGAGTTTTGCTACCGCCAAGGCCTGCTGCGTCAAAGAACTTTTACCCCGGATTCGCCAGGTCGAATTAAGGCAGGCTGCCAAGTATCGCATTACCCATTCTCTCAAGCATGCAACCGAGTATACCGCTGATTGTTCACTTCTGGTGTCAGTAAAAAATTGATCCTGCAACAATTTAGTGGAGACCTTTTTTTATGTATTTTCAGATTAAAAATCGCTCAATCTAGATGTTAGGAAGTATGTTAAGCAATCATCTTTGCTACATGGGCCATCAACCAATTGGAGGGATCCAGTGCTTTCGCTTTTCGGGCAAACTGGATGGCTTGGTCTAACTTTTTTTGTTTCTTATATACAAGAGCCAGCCACATATAAGGGTATGGGTGTGTAGGGAAAAGATGTACTTTTTGTTGTAATCGTTTAATAACCTCTCCACTCATATCTGTGATAGCTTCAAGAGCGGCAATGGTTTCGTCTCTATTGCGCCATTTATACGATAATGTAACGATCATTGCTCGACCGCATTTCCAGTTTCTCCGAGCCGTATGTGTTTCGTTCATGTCATGACCACGCCATGTGCCCATAAAAAAAGGGAGACGACAGCATTGAGCCTGAGACATTACAATTTTGATAAAAAAGTCCCAATCGTCCATACCGAGAGGATGACTTACGTCATATCCGCCAACCGTCAACCAAAGATTTTTATTAAAAGCGGAAAATGCTGGGTATAGACATCTTTCAAGAATACTGTGAAATAAACCAGATCTTGGTATCCAATAAGTATCTTTTGTATTGGTCTTTAACGAATGAGGATAGATAAATTGTACATTCGGTCTAGTTCGAATGATATCTGAACATCGCTCAATATAACGCGGCGCGATAGTATCATCATAATCAAGAGGGATGATCCATTCACCTTCAGCCTCGTTGATTCCTGTATTGCGTGCTGCAGCAACTCCTTTGTTTTTTTGATTAACAGTAATTGTTTTAATATTATTTTTTTTCAAAAAAGATGAGGAGTGTGTGATAACTTCTGCAGTATTACTAAATGACCCATCGTTGACGAAGACAACTGAAGTTGGGGGGAGAGTCTGAGCCGCTATGCTGTGGACTGTATTTTTAAGAAATTGTGGATTGTTATAACATGGAACAACGATAGAAAATTTTGGCGAAGCATTTTTTTTAATAGATGCGACAGTCCGATAATACGCATATCGTAACATAGACGGTCCAGAAATAAGGAGTTGATCTCGTATATAAGTCCATTTCATGTTTATTGCCATTTATGATTTGCCTGCAAAAAGTAAAAATGTCGCTCACAGTAAACGGAAAGACTTAAG comes from Desulfoplanes formicivorans and encodes:
- a CDS encoding IS1634 family transposase; this encodes MAHLHKKVKKRKTYYYIREMARVQGKPKVVNQIYLGSVERIMEMALGQQKTNLSKIQVQEFGSLFLANHVDQQVDLARIVDSVIPPSSKEKGPTLGEYFLYAAFNRMIEPRSKLGLPDWYKNLAVHQVRPVDINELTSQRYWAKWDRVDSESIQEISKRFFNKINEIEPIESDCSLFDTTNYYNYMDSKTPSTLFVRGKNKEGKNWLRQMGLALVVSRGSEIPIYYREYEGNCHDSKLFNRILQEIFVSMEALGQSNPKLTIVVDKGMNSEANMQTIDQRQGLEFITTYSPAFAEELIRKDLSHFTPVDTPKNKELVARGREDDQMVAWRTTGHFWGDKRTVVVTYNPRTATKQRYNFERKLNRLQEGLFEIRSRVRGGRKKWISKHQVQQRYKELCDSLYLPKDLYDLDFRTSNQRLQLYFRKNHYRISKHIARFGKNIIVTSCHDLSTDDIVKASLDRYQVENAFRQTKGSEFSNFRPMWHWTDSKIRCHIFSCIVALTYLRLATLWLNRAGVACSPDSAMQSMRNLNSCLCWHKGKRKPARMLEEPDPDQAAILAAIGYKIQNGVLQKLNS
- a CDS encoding transposase — its product is MHIAEVVCDMSFAFLSAVEKEFRSASVTVDWFRVVQLFIKTVDDVRKLEGKQSKLPDHTRWGRTQRR
- a CDS encoding glycosyltransferase, with amino-acid sequence MKWTYIRDQLLISGPSMLRYAYYRTVASIKKNASPKFSIVVPCYNNPQFLKNTVHSIAAQTLPPTSVVFVNDGSFSNTAEVITHSSSFLKKNNIKTITVNQKNKGVAAARNTGINEAEGEWIIPLDYDDTIAPRYIERCSDIIRTRPNVQFIYPHSLKTNTKDTYWIPRSGLFHSILERCLYPAFSAFNKNLWLTVGGYDVSHPLGMDDWDFFIKIVMSQAQCCRLPFFMGTWRGHDMNETHTARRNWKCGRAMIVTLSYKWRNRDETIAALEAITDMSGEVIKRLQQKVHLFPTHPYPYMWLALVYKKQKKLDQAIQFARKAKALDPSNWLMAHVAKMIA